The region ATGAACCGATTaccgtacacatgcacacgtacacagacacacagacagaaagaagcacacatggacacacgcaTGCAACACGTGTATACTCACATATAGAGCATAAGTGCACTAAAGCTTTAGTTTTATTCACACTTACACTTGCCACCAGCCATTCAGTCATTTATAGTCCTATATCAGGCTCCCCCCTGTCAAGTGAACCTATGCTTAGAAAAAGACAGGGGTTGGGTGGTAACAGCCGACCTACCGTTGTCAAACTTCTGTGCAGTTTTGGGGTCAAAGTTGAGGTATTTGAGCAGCTCGGGGGTCCAGCTCTTCTCATCCCGCTCACTGAAGCGCCCCTTCCACCTCAGGTGGCTCCAGGGGTTTTTCAGTTGGAGGAAGCGTTTCCCCTGATGCACAGACAGAGCAGAACACAGCAGTGAGCACGCCCTACCACCAGCCACAGGCAGCGTGGCCAAAGTAAGACTTCAGTCCTCTACTCTGTGTGCGATGGGGTGCTGGGAGTCGTATCGTGCAATTTGAGTCACGCATGGCTAACGGTGGTCGCATTTGCcagtaaaatgtgaagaaaaagtggagaagaggaaagagagaaatggCCGATTTTCAGTTATCATTTCCATGACCTTTCACCTTGTACTCCCGGATGTCCAGCACGGCGTAGGCGTGAGTCGGCACCAGGCCCCAccgctctccctcctcctccgtcaTCACTCCTGTGGCCGTGGTGATGAGGACATGGCCCTTGTGAAACCTGTGGAGACAAGGCAGCAGCTAGCCTGTTAGGGGTAGGCTATAACTGGCCTCAAATCACAAAGGCTGGTGGAGCTGGTTTTCCTGTCTGAATTTGCGTGTTTGAATAGATTTTTATGTTGTGGCAATGGTGGCCGGTATCGGTTTGTTGTGGATGGTAAAGCAAACCCAAGACGATGCCCTACCTCTGATAGAGCATTCGGAAGGTGTCGTCCTTGTTGAAGGCCTGATTGTCTGAGTGCATAGCAATGCGCTCCGGAATCCAGCCGGTGAGAGCGTGCAGATCAATGTTCTGCCCGAGACGGAAAAACAAAATACGCAGGAAAGCTCAAAGTCACTGAAGGCAGTATTTTACAACGAGGGGCATTTACTGCAGACAGTCAGCTCAGACGGGTCCATCCAATCAACGGCTCCGATTTAGCAAGCAAGATGGCAGCTGGCGTGAAAGCTGGAAACCTGCGACTCTCAAGTGGACGGTTCTGTTTTAAAATGACCCCTTCTGCTATGCATGGAAGCCGTCCATAGGATAATCTAACAACCTTTTCAGCCACTGAGGACAGGACAATCTGAGGCTACGTTGACAAAACTGCCAtgccttttaaaaatgaaacgcTTCTGAACATGCAGTCCCTTACTACTGCTGGAACCAATATAAGTGGATACAGACAGAAAGCCCAAAGTTACACAGGGGGTGACATCAAAAACCAGTACAAATACTGTAGTAGACAGAATCAATAAAAATATGCTTAAAAAGCAGCTCGCTTTAGAAAATAGGCATGTCACTAAGTCTAGGCTACAGCCCCTGCTGTGCAGGACTGGAATAAAGCTCTTCACACACTCAAAgcagcgggggggaggggggttggagggAGGACTCACCGAGTTGGAGCCGGGGAAGTCATACCCTCCCATCACCTTCATGTAGGCCTTCTCAATCAGCGACACCCACAGCTCGTTCCGGTTGCTGGAGTATGAGCACAGCAGCTCTCCATTGCGGTCCACCGGTAAGTAGTCATCAATGATCACCTGGCAGCGGGAAGCCTGTGTTATTGACCCAGTGCACAGCGTACACTAGCCCCTACCTTGGCTCGGATAGTCCGTTTCACATTATTTTAACTGATATTGTGCTTAGAGTGGGCCATAAGTACATTTGGAATAAACCCAAGAACAGTGTCAGGTGACAGGAACATGCATCCAAATGCTTTCCCCTGGTTAAGTGTCTCTCTGGGTTGATCAAACCCATGAAGCCTTCCCACAATGCTCAGCATACAGCCCTCTCACACCTTCCTGGGGACGCCGTTAATGTGCAGTTTGACCATGTACTTCCCACAGGGGTTGTATTCTGGCTCCCCTTTCCTGTTCTGCCGATAGATGATGCTGAAATTACAAAGTCACAAAACAGAGTGTGTCATTTCTACAGCTATCTGCACAGAATCGGAACAAGTGGACAGTAATGCAGAGCAGAACGGGAAGATTTAGAAATGAATGTATTTCCGGGATAATATTGTACATCAGGCTGGATAGGTGTCCACCGAGCTCAGGAATAAGTTTGAATTAGAAGTGTTCCAGAAACTTATGGATGGCCCAAATGAGATTTTGTGTTAGTGTTGTCAAGTCACAttaaggagggagaggaggctcCATCATTGAAGGGAGGTTTACCTAGTTATTAATTTCTTGTTGTACCGTCTCTCGTATGCTGCACTGATGGCTAAAGATGCCACAAATGAGCAGTCTGACACAACCGTCtgggaaataaaagtaaagACAGAATCGAAATGAGCATCTTTATTCAGCTCTCTGTATGAATATATGAAAGATGGGGCAGGTAGCACTCACTTGTTTGATGCTGAAGCTGGACACAGTGAAAATCATTGTGGGGTTGTTGCAGATATCATCAGGCCGAACCCAACGTGAGAAGATGGCTTTCTGCTTCGGGGACAGGGCTAGGTTGCCACGCTTGTCTCTGAGATGcaggagaaaccacacacacaaaaaactaaTAAATTCACAGCATTTCATTCTTTGTTTTCAAACCATTGAATATAATGTTGCCAGCCTATGGAGAAAAGTCACAGTCCTATGTCTTCCATTACAACTACACAGTGGTATAGTGGTATATTGGAGTTATTTAAAGCACAGCAGCTCATATGAAGGGGAAAAAACTGGCAGAAATTACGTGAATGGAACCGGGAATGCAAAACGTTCCTTGAGGTCGACACTCATGAAGGGCACATATTCAATCCCATTTATCTTGGAAGTActcctgtaaaaataaaaagtaagaatgtatgtgtgtacatacagtggcttcagaccccttcacttcacttcacttcacttcacttgattttgttcattttaaatggatacaattttgccaatcaatctatgcacaataacccataatgaaaTTGCAAATTTAAGTCTGGACTTTGgttgggccactcaaggacaggcagacttgtcctgaagccactcccaCATTGTCTTAGCTGTGTGCTTCGGGTCATTgcctgaaaggtgaaccgtcgccccagtctgaggttgtgtgcactctggagcaggttttcaaggacctctctgtatttggctgcattcatcatGCACCCCCAtaacatgatgctgccaccaccatgcttcaccgtagggatgccATTAGCCAGTGGCtatattccaatacttttgtccgGCCCTTTTTTGATTTAGGTGTAAAATTATATCTGATTTGGATTTGTCTATTCTTTTTTCATtgcaagccaaacaaataaagatattaaaaccaaaacatttgtaattgcaacaattttctgGGAGAAACTGAGCATTATCTGACAGAATtgcaggggtgccaatacttttgtccatgactgtgtatattatatataatatatatatatatatatatatatatatatatatataaaaagtgatggggtctgaatactttctgaagcatGTGAGTACAATTCTAGAAAGACACACCGAGTCACACTTCTTCTGTGGAAGAGCAAGTGGTGAGCATTAATTCACCTGAGAACTTCGATCTCCTCAGCTGTGTATCGCTGACCCTGATGGTCACTGGACTGGGCAGACCTCACAGGCTGCGTCCGGTCCTGCAGGGAGAAATCTGGGCCCAGGGGCAGGTACTGCCTCACTGGGTTAGAGGCTTTGGGTGCAGAGGGTGCTGCTTTGTCTCGTGGGGTGCTTTTAGAAACGGAGGCCTTTAGCCCCTCAGCCCTGAAAAGAGAGCAGTCAAAGCATTAAATAAGTACATTCATTTGTATGGGAAACAAATAGAAAAGTAAATAGTGAAACAGCAAAAAGTATCAGTTAACAGTAAAAAGAGCAGATATTCAAGAAATAAATACTCATATTTTCAAGAAGCACGCACTTGAAAGTCACACAGCTAGTTTCAAAAGTATTCCAGGAGTTATCTTTCATAAAGATAACTGGAAAgtgaactgaaactgaaaatgttgtaGTTGAAGTCACCTCCACCTATGGGCCATAAAAACTGATTTGCCTTTTACTCAAGTAACAAAGACTAAGCATCATGACAATGCCTGTTCTTAATCAAAGCATATAAAGCACACATAGACTTGAGGTACCGGTCCAGAGCTTGGCGTGCCAGCTGTTTCAGTTTCCCCTGTAGGCCTTGGTCTGACGTCTCATTAGACTGTAAGAAAAGCAGGGCAGGGTTGTCAGGGTATGTTGACAGCTGCAGCCTTGATACTTGGTGATCTGCTACCAAGTAtcaaatatttgtataaaatatttgttatttggctgacgcttttatccaagcaGGGAGCAATCGGTCCAGGGGCAGGGTGACCTATACACTGTGCCTGACACTCTTACAAACACAGCTCCATACAAAGGGTTCCTGTTAATATGGCAAGATCAGGATAAGCTCAACACAAAATGGTCAAGCCACAGAGGCATACGTGGTGCCCGTAACCCACCGCCTGAATGCACAGTTCCACGGCTTGTGTGTACAGCTCCACTGCCTCATCACCGTTGCCTTTCTCATCCTCTTCAAAGGCCTGGGTCACTAGGAAATAGGCCCTCTCCAGATCCAGCTGGTGCTTGGATTTCAGGGGGTCGCTGCTCTGTGCCTGCActgggggaaaaataaaaaaataaataaaaaaaggcaatgACAAGTACAATGATGCGTCAGACTCTTGGGAGGGAAATGAAGGTATGTCTGACAGCATACAGCAGACAAACTAAAACTGGTCTAATGAGGTCAAGAATGTGTCTATACTGAATAGGCCAGTACATGTCACTtacagtgggctctagaataattattatttattgataaatattcacaaaaaaatgctgtaaaccaGTAAATAATTCAGTTATGGACATACACTTTATTTCCCAACATAAAGTGAGTGTAAAGTACAGTGCTTTAAAAATGAGTCTTACATTattccaaataaaaatatatatattttttaaataaacaggttccacaattattggcactcttggTTTAATACGATGTGCCCCTGAAtgactggcagcaaaatatctccaaaacatcaatgacccatctccatatttgacagtaggtatgaggggCTTCtcatgcattcctcttttgccgccAAAAGcatgtttatgttctgtatttatgtttatgtctcatctgaccatagcattctcttccagtcataattccaattagGTTcagcaaactccagatgcttggttttgtttattttgctcagtaagggctgtctttgtgccactcTTTCAAATGGTTTGTtagtatggaggtgccattttatgattATAGAAACCTTTATACACATGTTGTAAATTTATTTGCCAGGATATTTAGTGATTTAACAACAGCAGTCCAATCTGGGGTGTAAACATGAAACCTTCTGGTGTGCATGATGATGTCATTACACTGTCCAAATGGAAGTGTCTCTCCTATTGCTCTGAAGAATTTCTAGGAACTAGTTGTAATTGAACTCTGGGAATCAGTCAATTAAACTTACATCTGGCAAATGAAAACATCATGTCATGGATTGGTTGGATCTATTCTTTGCAAGGATGTGTGCAGATAGTGTATTAGTGTAtgcaaaacagaaatatttggaaatgtatGAAGGCCAGAACCTGTAGATAAATGGAACTAGAGAAAAACCTATGTCACATGCTAGTCTGTTACTGCAACCTGGATTAAATGAGTCACAGCCATATACAGTGTTACTTTTGTGCTAGAGGTTGAAGAAGTTAAGGAAAAATGTTACTGCTGAAGCAGGGAACAGCCCAGTCACCACAAATTTGTTTCTAGTGACTAACTTTTCATTCAGAAAGGTTTTCATGATGGAAAACAATGGTAATAAATGAGCCACAGTTCAAATGTTTGGACAGACCTACAGTATGCAGGGCCTCAACTCGGTCCAGATACTCATTGACTTTGTCCTGGATATTCTCCAATTTAGAGCCCGCCATGCCGGCATAGATCAGCGCTTGGGCCGCTTCCTGTGGGGAGTGAAATCAGAGATGCATGCAGACAATAGTATTTTCCATACCCTGTAATACAGTATGGTTACTAGCCAGTTATCCATGATTGACAtcaccatttacattttccttttgaagaTATGACAAATTGTACTCTGCTGGATAAATGGCTGAAGATGTGCCTGGAAGTAATTTAGcagaaattaaacaattaatacCGGTATTTCAAACACAGATGACTTGAAATCCCATTTTAATGGGAGTTACCACAGCAGaattacacatcacacaccatcatagAACTAACACTGTTTCTCTGGGAATTTCCCACATAGCTTGATAATCATGTcaaattccatttcattttcctttacACATATCCAATATATTAAGCCTTACATATGTTATTGCAAAAGTAAACCAGGTCAGTGACATGCATTTACACGACATATCCATACAATATGTCATTTAGGTACACAACTGCAAATATGGAATCAACAAATTTGAAAAATGgctaaaaacattaaataacagGACTACACCGAGAATGCTTTTGACACAGGTCTCTGTGTAATATCTGTCAGAAAGTGCAGGTAGGCCTATAGGGAGTTTCCTGAAACTATATCGTTTTACCCCATAAGGTCCCTTTTTTTAATCCCAGGGACATGCCATTCCAGATGTTGAAACCAGACAAGGCACTTGCAGGGTGAAAGGGGGTCAATTCAATAGGCAGCATCATTGTGGAGTTTCTTACACACCCGTCAAGACCCTGGCCGGAAACGTAGTTAGGCTACCGTTTCCGAAGCAGGCGTTCAGTTCACAATGACGTGCATACCATCTATATTTGGATAACTTTAAATTGACACTAGTGCGACGCAGCAGACAAGCTGTAAAGTAGCAAGCCAACGTTATAGCTAGGTTAACTTACTCAGCATTTGTGAGCAAGAAAGAAACGAACAAATATTCtttactgctgtagcatatcgTAACACACCACACAAGGTTAGTCAatcagctagctaactagaaCGCAAAACATAAAGAACTCTTACCTTATAATAAAACACAGCTTCATTATATTTTCCCTTTTGATCGTAGAAGACAGCGGACTTGGCAAATTTTATGGCATCTTGTTCCAGCGCCGCGCAATCCATGTCAGCGACTTTGTCAGCGACGATAATTATGAAAATGTCTAGTGCAATTTGGCAAAATCATTAATGCGAGTGTAATCACTCATACATACGAGTCCTATTTTCTGAAATCTTCCGTCGAGTCGATGATGACAACAGCACGCTGGTTACAAATTACATAATTACCTTATctatacaaaaagaaaatatcgGTGTATTCGCGGGTATAACTATGATTTTGATCAAATAAAATGCTGAATTATAGCCCTCAATGCCTTAAAATAAGATTCCCCATATTCTCCACCTCACAAACTTTAATCACAACATACTCCGTTATTCTACTTCCGGGTCCGGAGGCGGGATGTTCCATTGCATTTATAGCAGGGGGGTGTAACGCATTTTGAATTTTCAACTGgaattgaaaagaaaatctaATTTCCTACCTGTTTGTTTTATAGTTCATAAATATATTgaacagcattttttaaatatgatagAAGTATTCACATACGCCTGTTTCTGGGCGTGCAGGAGCTGCCGTATTTATTCCTAAGCATAAAAAAAGCcattaaaaaagaataacagATCATTTTGCAATATTTACTGCTGAGCTGTTATCAATAGCTCTAGCCCTACAGTGGATAGAGCATAATTGCTTAGATTGTACAGTGATTGCTCAGATACCCTTTCAGCATTGCCTAGCCTAATATCAGGAACATCATAATGCAGGCAGGATATTTTAAATGAGATATTCTATATTTTATACAGACTTCAAATAAACAGCATATGTGTTTGTTGGTTACTTTTCTCAGCGTAGCAAAGGTTTTGAAAAAATACAGATTAAGTGTCTTCACAGACTCATTTGATTGTTTATTAGTCAGAAGTTCTATTGGGGCTCCAATGACTAAAATTAAGATTACATTGATAGATTACGTTGAAGAAACAACCATATATTGTACACAAAGTCATCATGCTGCTTAATCCTCCATGCTGAAGATTTCTAGATCGGATAAGCAGTCAGACTTATCACAGCAGTCACACTTATCACAGAACAACAAACTGACAAACAGAACACTGAACGAACCAGTCGTATACACAAGATGCTAAAGAATGagagcaaaaataaaacatgttcttGGAAAAGGGCCCCTGAAGAATCAACTTTTCTTTGGaagagaaatatatatttatatatagtatCCACAGTATAGGCCTAtactgtgtgtgcagtctgttaCACTTGAGGGTACAGGGAAATACCCTAGGCTTTTGATACTTTTCTTATTAAGCTCCGCATAGCTACTGTCTGGGCCAGGTCAGTGTAGCGTACCACCCGGTAAACAAGACTGTCCACAATGCGATAGTCAAAGTTGTCTGCTTCTCCAGTCACCAGCTGGCAAACTCCCATCTCGTCAAAAGTGTCCCCCACAGTTAAGGCCAGCAGTACCATCTTCTGGCTCAGTGTGGTGGCTGCTGCTCTAGGAATTTGGGCACGGGCAGAGGGTTTGGATCGTCCATCTGTGAAGACAACCACCTTCCTACGGACATTGGGCTGTCCATCCCACTGGATACCACTGTTCAGGAAGGCCAAAGCAGCTGGTAGGTCGGTGGCCTTGTCCATATAGCGTATGGAAGAAAGGCGGGCTTGCACATCCATCACTTGGCTGGTGAAGGGGACCTCCACCCTTTGCTGTTTGGTGTCACTGTACTGTACGATGGACAGCCGAAGGTCCCCTACTGGGTTTGAGGATAGCAGCATGCCCGCCACATTTGCCACATAGTCTCTGGTTCTCTCAAAATTCCTCCTGCCCACACTGGAAGATCCGTCA is a window of Conger conger chromosome 1, fConCon1.1, whole genome shotgun sequence DNA encoding:
- the capn7 gene encoding calpain-7 — its product is MDCAALEQDAIKFAKSAVFYDQKGKYNEAVFYYKEAAQALIYAGMAGSKLENIQDKVNEYLDRVEALHTVVQAQSSDPLKSKHQLDLERAYFLVTQAFEEDEKGNGDEAVELYTQAVELCIQASNETSDQGLQGKLKQLARQALDRAEGLKASVSKSTPRDKAAPSAPKASNPVRQYLPLGPDFSLQDRTQPVRSAQSSDHQGQRYTAEEIEVLRSTSKINGIEYVPFMSVDLKERFAFPVPFTDKRGNLALSPKQKAIFSRWVRPDDICNNPTMIFTVSSFSIKQTVVSDCSFVASLAISAAYERRYNKKLITSIIYRQNRKGEPEYNPCGKYMVKLHINGVPRKVIIDDYLPVDRNGELLCSYSSNRNELWVSLIEKAYMKVMGGYDFPGSNSNIDLHALTGWIPERIAMHSDNQAFNKDDTFRMLYQRFHKGHVLITTATGVMTEEEGERWGLVPTHAYAVLDIREYKGKRFLQLKNPWSHLRWKGRFSERDEKSWTPELLKYLNFDPKTAQKFDNGVFWITWEDLCQYYDVIYLSWSPALFKESSCIHSSWDGKQGPVKDAYSLANNPQYRLEVQCPQGGAAVWVLLTRHITDKDDFAQNREFITLVVYKTDGKKVYYPTDPPPYIDGIRINSPHYLTKMTLTSGGTHTFTLVVSQYEKQNTINYTLRVYSGCKFNFSKIPTPFTHSKRVNGQWKGASAGGCGNYKESYKHNPIYQFNLEKAGPLLIELRGSRQYSVGFEVLTVSTVGDPGPAGFQRKSSGDYRCGFCYMEADHVPPGIYNVIPTTFLPKQEGPFFLDFSSSSPLRVSQLQ